The Chryseolinea soli genome contains a region encoding:
- a CDS encoding ABC transporter permease has protein sequence MNVPYFIARRYLLSKRKKNFINVISIISMVAVAILSAAIIIVLSIFNGLGDLLHAINNSFDPEIKIEASVGKSFEVSDALLKKVKDVQGVKIVTEVIEDYAYARYNDATQVVMLKGVSDNFMQQDRIPPESIIEGDLVLKKNGKPRALVGYGVRSTLSIAVDQDFYALQLYSVKSVKSGSFDPSKMYTQKNIQPAGVFSIIQTFDENYVIVPLDFAQELFSYGNKRTSLEIKADPGADLRTVEDALQQALGKNFNVLNGEEQHEDLYRVLKLEKLFASVAAILLLVIGSINIYFSLMMLAIDKKRDITILAAMGADSGLLRRIFITEGLLIAAIGTGAGLFFGGFILLLQQQFGFVSMGMNSSVVDGYPVKMLFSDFLYVFSIMAVVTLAISSRPAALASRFASVQNL, from the coding sequence TTGAACGTCCCCTACTTCATTGCCCGGCGCTATTTGCTTTCGAAGCGGAAGAAGAATTTCATCAACGTGATCTCCATCATCTCCATGGTGGCCGTGGCCATCCTCTCGGCCGCCATCATCATCGTGCTCTCCATCTTTAACGGCCTGGGCGATTTGCTGCACGCCATCAACAATTCGTTCGACCCCGAGATCAAAATAGAAGCCAGCGTTGGGAAATCGTTTGAGGTGAGTGACGCCCTGTTGAAAAAAGTAAAAGATGTGCAAGGCGTAAAGATCGTAACGGAGGTGATCGAGGACTATGCCTACGCCCGCTACAACGATGCCACACAAGTGGTGATGTTGAAGGGAGTGAGCGACAACTTTATGCAGCAGGATCGCATACCTCCGGAGAGCATTATCGAAGGGGATTTGGTGTTAAAGAAAAATGGGAAGCCACGCGCGCTCGTCGGCTATGGTGTGCGGAGTACGTTGTCCATTGCGGTGGACCAGGATTTTTATGCGTTGCAATTGTACTCGGTAAAAAGCGTGAAGAGTGGAAGTTTCGATCCGTCGAAAATGTATACGCAAAAGAACATTCAGCCCGCCGGCGTCTTCTCCATCATTCAAACCTTTGACGAAAACTATGTGATCGTTCCGTTGGACTTTGCCCAGGAGCTGTTCAGCTACGGCAACAAGCGCACGTCGTTGGAAATAAAAGCGGATCCCGGTGCCGACCTCCGGACCGTGGAGGATGCCCTGCAACAAGCGCTCGGAAAAAATTTCAATGTGCTCAACGGCGAAGAGCAACACGAGGATCTGTATCGCGTGTTGAAACTGGAAAAATTGTTCGCCTCCGTAGCGGCCATCCTGTTGCTCGTGATCGGCTCCATCAATATCTATTTCAGCCTCATGATGCTGGCCATCGACAAGAAGCGAGACATCACCATATTGGCCGCCATGGGTGCCGACAGTGGGTTGTTAAGAAGGATTTTCATCACGGAAGGCTTGCTCATCGCGGCGATTGGCACCGGGGCGGGTCTTTTTTTCGGTGGGTTTATTCTATTGTTGCAACAACAATTTGGCTTTGTTTCGATGGGTATGAATTCGTCGGTGGTGGATGGTTATCCTGTGAAAATGTTGTTTTCCGACTTCCTCTACGTGTTTTCCATCATGGCCGTAGTCACATTGGCCATCTCTTCGCGACCAGCCGCCCTCGCGTCACGGTTTGCTTCCGTTCAAAACCTGTAA
- the rbfA gene encoding 30S ribosome-binding factor RbfA, which translates to MSGTTRQQKYAKLIQKELSDIFQRDKRGILDNAFISIADVRINPDLSVAKIYISMLLAKDKEKVLEKINKHKSEIRKALGDKIGKQVRIVPELIFFKDEVEENATRMDDLIKNLHIPPEQKS; encoded by the coding sequence ATGAGTGGCACGACCCGACAACAAAAATACGCGAAGCTGATCCAGAAAGAATTGAGCGACATCTTTCAGCGCGACAAACGGGGCATCCTCGACAACGCCTTCATTAGCATTGCCGACGTACGCATCAATCCCGATCTGAGCGTGGCCAAGATCTACATCAGCATGCTGCTGGCAAAAGACAAAGAGAAAGTACTGGAGAAGATAAACAAACACAAAAGCGAGATCCGCAAAGCCCTGGGCGACAAGATCGGCAAGCAAGTACGCATTGTGCCGGAACTGATCTTCTTCAAAGACGAGGTAGAGGAGAATGCAACCCGCATGGACGACCTTATCAAGAACCTTCACATCCCGCCGGAACAAAAAAGCTAA
- the rpiB gene encoding ribose 5-phosphate isomerase B, giving the protein MTIAIGSDHAGFEYKEALKKWLETNGYSLKDFGTHSAEAADYADFAHPVAEAVENKTCDFGLLVCGSANGVAITANKHQGIRAAICWAEELAALARQHNDANVVCIPARFVSMDTAEKITGTFLTTAFEGGRHARRVGKISC; this is encoded by the coding sequence ATGACCATAGCCATCGGTAGCGACCACGCCGGATTCGAATATAAAGAAGCACTGAAAAAATGGCTGGAGACGAATGGCTACAGCTTGAAAGATTTTGGCACCCACAGCGCCGAAGCCGCTGACTACGCCGACTTTGCCCACCCGGTGGCCGAAGCGGTGGAGAACAAAACATGCGACTTCGGTCTTTTGGTTTGCGGCAGTGCCAATGGTGTGGCCATCACGGCCAACAAACATCAAGGCATTCGCGCTGCCATTTGCTGGGCCGAAGAACTAGCCGCCCTGGCGCGCCAGCACAACGACGCCAATGTGGTGTGCATTCCCGCCCGCTTTGTGTCGATGGACACGGCGGAAAAGATCACGGGCACTTTCCTGACCACGGCCTTTGAAGGCGGCCGCCACGCCCGGAGAGTCGGTAAGATCAGTTGCTGA